The following coding sequences lie in one Silvanigrella aquatica genomic window:
- a CDS encoding PrkA family serine protein kinase, with translation MQLHTEKVFELVKEVYSPSLFNELNWSGSYSDYIAMVEKNPKLCRTAFQRIYDIIMHYGSYEYVEHKKKLVHYKFFDDPLNNGKDAVFGLDVHISKLVNFFKAASLRYGPEKRVLLLHGPVGSAKSTIARLLKKGVEWYSHQTEGALYTFEWINLHDKLKMEDTMPCPIHEEPLQMIPEEARGKVLSLLNKGKHFQDRIHIEGGLCPACRYVYNELMRQYNGDWEKLTRNHINVKRLLLSEKDRIGIGTFQPKDEKNQDSTELTGDLNYRKIAEYGSDSDPRAFNFDGEFNIANRGIVEFVEMLKLDVAFLYDLLGASQEHKIKPKKFAQTDIDEVIIGHTNEPEYRKLQNNEFMEALRDRTVKIDVPYITKLKEEVKIYRKDFNPETVPHIHIAPHTIETAAMWGILTRLEEPKKANLTVMQKMKLYDGKTLSGYTEDNIKELRKDALREGLDGISPRYIQDKLSNSLVEDRGNGCINPFIVLNELEGGLKNHSLIRDEETKKRYRELLAVVKQEYEDIVKNEVQRAISADEEAIAKLCGNYIDNVKAYTQKERVRNKYTGMSEEPDERLMRSIEEKIDIPESRKDDFRREIMNYIGALALEGKIFDYKTNERLHKALELKLFEDQKDTIKLTSLVSNVVDKETQAKIDVVKNRLIKNYGYCDICSTDALHFVASIFARGDVKRNLN, from the coding sequence ATGCAACTGCATACTGAAAAAGTTTTCGAGCTTGTAAAGGAAGTATATAGTCCATCACTTTTTAATGAGTTAAATTGGTCGGGAAGTTATTCAGATTATATAGCAATGGTGGAAAAAAATCCGAAACTTTGCCGCACCGCATTTCAAAGAATTTATGATATTATTATGCACTATGGTTCTTATGAATATGTTGAACATAAAAAGAAATTAGTTCATTATAAATTTTTTGATGATCCTTTGAATAATGGAAAAGATGCTGTTTTTGGCCTTGATGTCCACATTTCAAAATTGGTTAATTTTTTTAAAGCAGCTTCGTTACGTTACGGTCCTGAAAAAAGAGTTTTGTTACTTCATGGTCCTGTTGGAAGTGCAAAATCTACAATTGCAAGATTGCTAAAAAAAGGTGTGGAGTGGTATTCGCATCAAACTGAAGGAGCTTTGTACACTTTTGAATGGATCAATTTGCATGACAAACTTAAAATGGAAGACACCATGCCGTGTCCCATCCACGAAGAGCCTTTGCAAATGATTCCTGAAGAAGCGCGTGGCAAAGTTTTAAGTTTATTAAATAAAGGCAAACATTTTCAAGATCGCATTCATATTGAAGGTGGATTATGCCCTGCGTGTCGTTATGTTTATAATGAACTTATGCGTCAATATAATGGAGACTGGGAGAAACTAACTCGCAATCATATTAATGTAAAAAGATTGTTACTTTCAGAAAAAGACAGAATTGGAATTGGCACTTTTCAGCCTAAAGATGAAAAAAATCAGGACTCCACAGAACTTACTGGTGATTTAAATTATCGTAAAATTGCGGAATACGGATCGGACTCCGATCCTCGTGCCTTTAACTTTGATGGTGAATTTAATATTGCCAATCGTGGTATTGTTGAATTTGTGGAAATGTTAAAACTCGATGTCGCGTTCCTTTACGATCTTTTAGGAGCTTCGCAGGAACATAAAATCAAACCTAAAAAGTTTGCACAAACAGATATTGATGAAGTGATTATTGGACACACAAATGAACCAGAATATCGTAAATTGCAAAATAACGAATTTATGGAAGCTTTACGCGATAGAACTGTGAAAATTGATGTTCCTTATATTACGAAATTAAAAGAAGAAGTAAAAATATATAGAAAAGATTTTAATCCTGAAACCGTTCCGCATATTCATATTGCACCCCATACTATTGAAACCGCGGCGATGTGGGGTATTTTAACAAGGTTAGAAGAGCCTAAAAAAGCAAATTTAACTGTTATGCAAAAAATGAAATTATATGATGGAAAAACCCTTTCAGGTTATACGGAAGATAATATTAAAGAGTTGCGTAAAGACGCATTACGCGAAGGTCTCGATGGAATTTCTCCGCGTTATATTCAAGATAAATTATCAAATTCATTAGTTGAAGATCGTGGCAATGGTTGTATTAATCCTTTTATTGTTCTCAATGAATTAGAAGGGGGATTAAAAAATCACAGTTTAATTCGCGATGAGGAAACAAAAAAGCGTTATCGTGAACTTCTTGCCGTTGTAAAACAAGAATATGAAGATATTGTTAAAAATGAAGTGCAACGCGCAATTTCTGCAGATGAAGAAGCCATTGCGAAATTATGTGGTAACTATATAGATAACGTAAAAGCTTATACTCAAAAAGAAAGAGTTCGTAACAAATATACAGGAATGAGTGAAGAGCCGGACGAGCGCTTGATGAGAAGTATTGAAGAAAAAATTGATATTCCTGAAAGTCGTAAAGATGATTTCCGTCGTGAAATAATGAATTACATTGGTGCTCTTGCCTTAGAAGGTAAAATATTTGATTATAAAACCAATGAACGACTTCATAAAGCACTGGAATTAAAACTTTTTGAAGATCAAAAAGACACTATTAAGTTAACAAGTCTCGTCAGTAACGTTGTCGATAAAGAAACACAAGCAAAAATTGATGTGGTTAAAAATCGCCTCATCAAAAATTATGGTTATTGTGATATTTGTTCCACAGACGCTTTGCATTTTGTGGCAAGTATTTTTGCCCGCGGCGATGTGAAAAGAAATTTAAATTAA
- a CDS encoding DUF444 family protein, giving the protein MKMETDVNRFRKIVRGKIKDNLKRFISSGELIGRQGNKQVSIPLPRIDLPRFEFGGNQQRGVGQGDGEPGDAINQGQPQPGEGEAGQNPGEHSMEVDVSLDELAGILGEELGLPRIEDKGKKNITQKKYKYQGVLRNGPESLRNFKRTYKEALKRQISVGDYTDDKPVIIPIKEDKRYRSFRIEEKPEASAAIIYMMDVSGSMGDEQKEIVRLTSFWLNAWLKHNYDNLDTRFIIHDAIAREVDEHTFYHTKESGGTLISSAYKLCEKIIMESYPIAEWNIYLFHFSDGDNWSGNDTNECMNLLDNFLLPSSNLFSYGQVESRYGSGQFLKDLEKHYGEQNEKVIIHQIKDRDGIMNALRSFLGKGK; this is encoded by the coding sequence ATGAAAATGGAAACCGATGTCAACCGCTTCAGGAAAATCGTAAGAGGAAAAATTAAAGACAATTTAAAACGGTTTATTTCTTCTGGTGAACTCATTGGAAGGCAAGGGAATAAACAGGTTTCTATTCCTCTCCCAAGGATTGATCTTCCTCGTTTTGAATTTGGTGGAAACCAGCAGCGGGGTGTAGGGCAAGGTGATGGAGAGCCTGGTGATGCTATCAATCAGGGGCAACCACAGCCAGGTGAGGGTGAAGCGGGACAAAACCCCGGTGAGCACAGCATGGAAGTGGATGTAAGCTTGGATGAACTTGCCGGTATTTTGGGTGAAGAATTAGGTCTTCCTCGGATTGAAGACAAAGGTAAAAAAAATATCACTCAGAAAAAATATAAATATCAGGGTGTGTTACGTAATGGCCCCGAAAGTTTACGTAACTTTAAACGAACCTACAAAGAAGCATTAAAAAGACAAATCAGTGTAGGTGATTACACGGATGATAAACCTGTCATTATTCCTATTAAAGAAGACAAACGTTACAGAAGTTTTCGCATTGAAGAAAAACCTGAGGCTAGTGCCGCCATTATTTACATGATGGATGTTTCGGGCTCCATGGGAGATGAGCAAAAGGAAATCGTACGTTTGACATCATTTTGGTTAAATGCCTGGTTAAAACATAATTACGATAATTTAGACACTCGATTTATTATTCATGATGCCATTGCCAGAGAAGTTGATGAGCATACTTTTTATCATACGAAAGAATCCGGTGGTACTTTAATTAGTAGCGCTTATAAATTATGCGAAAAAATAATAATGGAAAGTTATCCCATTGCAGAATGGAATATTTATTTATTTCATTTTTCTGATGGGGATAACTGGAGTGGCAATGATACCAATGAATGCATGAATTTACTCGATAATTTTTTATTGCCAAGCAGTAATTTATTTTCCTATGGTCAAGTTGAAAGCCGCTATGGCAGTGGGCAATTTTTAAAAGATTTAGAAAAACACTATGGTGAACAAAACGAAAAAGTCATTATTCATCAAATAAAAGATCGCGATGGAATTATGAATGCCTTGCGTTCCTTTTTAGGAAAGGGGAAATAA
- a CDS encoding SpoVR family protein — protein MVMDPRLTSELTPELKDIVSEIESHARNLGLDFFPTIFEMVDYQQMSEIAAYGGFPTRYPHWRFGMEYERIAKSYEYGLSLIYEMVINNDPCYAYLLRSNSIVDQKTVIAHVYGHCDFFKNNYCFSHTNRKMLDEMANHGSRVRRYIEEVGHDEVESFIDICLSLENLIDQHGPHIRREYKPKDKDNYDESLVSPDKLPVPKLPSLRGYMEGYINPDSYVKEQQAKVILEKEKEKKFPESSIRDVLKFLLDFAPLNSWQRDVLSIVREEAYYFAPQGQTKIMNEGWAVYWHSKILTQLVLKDSEVIDYCDHYAGVVQMSGQRLNPYKLGVEMMRHIEKRWNKGQFGLEYTLCDDPQVRRNWNKNTNKGMEKLFEIRKYHNDITFLDEFLDEDFCEDAQLFTWVQDRRSGQAIIHDRDFKTIKRDLLDSMTNFGQPIIDVVDGNYRNRGELLLRHKHQGKDLKIDWAVETLKNIFKIWNRPVNIATIIESEGKVIHYDGAEPRIEKGINIESY, from the coding sequence ATGGTTATGGATCCTCGTCTTACCAGTGAATTAACCCCCGAATTAAAAGATATCGTTTCAGAAATTGAAAGTCATGCGCGTAATTTAGGTTTGGATTTTTTTCCGACCATATTCGAAATGGTAGATTATCAGCAGATGAGTGAAATTGCCGCTTATGGAGGATTTCCTACCCGCTATCCCCACTGGCGTTTTGGCATGGAATATGAGCGCATTGCAAAAAGCTATGAATACGGTTTATCGCTTATTTATGAAATGGTTATTAATAATGATCCTTGTTATGCCTATTTATTAAGAAGCAATTCCATTGTTGATCAAAAAACAGTTATTGCACACGTTTATGGACACTGTGATTTTTTCAAAAATAACTATTGTTTTTCACATACCAATAGAAAAATGTTAGATGAAATGGCCAATCATGGCAGTCGTGTCAGACGCTATATCGAAGAAGTAGGTCACGATGAAGTGGAAAGTTTTATTGATATTTGTTTATCACTTGAAAATTTAATAGATCAACACGGACCTCATATCCGAAGAGAATACAAACCAAAAGATAAAGACAATTATGATGAAAGTTTAGTCTCTCCTGATAAACTTCCCGTGCCTAAATTGCCTTCTCTACGCGGCTATATGGAAGGTTACATTAACCCCGACAGTTACGTTAAAGAGCAACAAGCGAAAGTAATATTAGAAAAAGAAAAAGAAAAGAAATTTCCAGAAAGTTCTATCCGGGATGTCTTAAAATTTTTACTTGATTTTGCACCATTAAACTCTTGGCAACGAGATGTGCTTTCTATTGTTAGGGAAGAAGCTTATTACTTTGCACCTCAGGGACAAACAAAAATTATGAATGAAGGCTGGGCTGTCTATTGGCATTCCAAAATCCTCACACAACTTGTTTTAAAAGATTCTGAAGTCATTGACTACTGTGATCACTATGCTGGTGTTGTACAAATGTCGGGGCAAAGATTAAATCCCTATAAATTGGGGGTTGAAATGATGAGACACATTGAAAAACGCTGGAATAAAGGACAATTCGGTTTAGAATATACTTTGTGTGATGATCCCCAAGTCAGAAGAAATTGGAATAAAAATACAAATAAAGGCATGGAAAAACTTTTTGAAATTAGAAAATACCATAATGACATTACTTTTCTAGATGAATTTTTAGACGAAGATTTTTGCGAAGATGCGCAATTGTTTACTTGGGTGCAAGACAGAAGATCAGGTCAAGCTATCATTCATGATCGCGATTTTAAAACGATCAAGCGTGATTTATTAGATTCTATGACTAATTTTGGTCAACCTATTATTGATGTTGTAGATGGAAATTATAGAAATCGTGGTGAATTGCTGTTACGTCATAAGCATCAAGGGAAGGATTTAAAAATAGATTGGGCTGTTGAGACCTTAAAAAATATTTTTAAAATTTGGAATAGACCCGTAAATATTGCGACAATCATTGAATCTGAAGGTAAAGTCATTCATTATGATGGGGCTGAGCCGCGTATTGAAAAAGGAATTAATATCGAATCGTATTAA
- a CDS encoding response regulator has protein sequence MPNTVIVLDDTDEIHLITKKVLESIELKVICLKKPDDLIPQILANIHDLSIILLDIYMPEKNGFSVMHSIKDRFPKRKFKIVFFTSIKDKKYIMQGMSLKADGYIIKPFQIEEFKDRITKLINEKSF, from the coding sequence ATGCCAAATACTGTCATTGTTTTAGATGATACCGATGAAATTCATTTAATCACAAAAAAAGTTTTAGAATCCATTGAATTAAAGGTTATATGTTTAAAAAAGCCTGACGATCTCATTCCTCAAATATTAGCAAATATACATGATTTATCTATTATTTTATTGGATATTTATATGCCTGAAAAAAATGGCTTTTCAGTCATGCACAGCATAAAAGATCGTTTTCCAAAAAGAAAATTTAAAATCGTATTTTTTACTTCGATTAAAGATAAAAAATATATCATGCAAGGAATGAGCCTAAAAGCCGATGGCTATATTATCAAACCATTCCAAATAGAAGAGTTTAAGGATAGAATAACAAAATTAATTAATGAGAAATCTTTTTAA
- a CDS encoding DUF2652 domain-containing protein has product MNYFESLYKTPLEKEAFLFFADISGYTQYVKIHSRTWSHGQFIISELLNAVIEELNEPLKIAKLEGDAIFFYLLQDININTEFIKKKLMLLFESFKQKKQNLHSVTMCSCPCCSSIQTLKLKLIVHSGKILTYDIKGYQEVSGLDVITLHRLSKNKVNQKEYLLLTEQAFSKILFEGEITFVTGKEKYDEIGEIKTYVHFPNSEGELQEKKTISFIFKFIFEVKMIFITFIIRIKSYFKKKR; this is encoded by the coding sequence ATGAATTATTTTGAATCTCTCTATAAAACACCTCTTGAAAAAGAGGCTTTTCTCTTTTTCGCCGACATCAGCGGTTATACGCAGTATGTGAAAATTCACAGTCGTACTTGGTCTCATGGGCAATTTATCATATCAGAACTTTTAAATGCGGTTATAGAAGAATTAAATGAACCTTTAAAAATTGCAAAATTAGAAGGTGATGCGATTTTTTTCTATTTACTTCAAGATATCAATATAAATACTGAATTTATTAAAAAAAAATTAATGCTACTATTTGAATCTTTCAAGCAAAAAAAACAGAATCTTCATTCTGTTACTATGTGCAGCTGTCCATGCTGTTCCTCGATTCAGACATTAAAACTCAAACTGATTGTACATTCAGGTAAAATTTTAACCTATGATATTAAAGGTTATCAAGAGGTTTCAGGATTAGATGTAATCACATTACACAGATTATCAAAAAATAAAGTGAATCAAAAAGAATATCTTTTATTAACAGAACAGGCGTTTTCAAAAATTTTATTTGAAGGAGAAATCACATTTGTTACTGGAAAAGAAAAATATGATGAAATTGGTGAGATTAAAACCTATGTACATTTTCCTAATAGTGAAGGCGAACTTCAGGAAAAAAAAACAATTTCCTTTATTTTTAAGTTCATTTTTGAAGTTAAGATGATTTTTATTACTTTTATAATAAGAATAAAATCCTATTTTAAAAAAAAACGTTGA
- a CDS encoding ABC-F family ATP-binding cassette domain-containing protein: MSPSISVHDLCYVLPDNTPLLKNINFNLRNEKVGVVGKNGIGKSTLLKLLAKEFEAKSGCIQIIGKVSYLPQKCIDYSEYKLSQILKIDQKIEALNRAEKGCASETDFVVIGDDWNFQYEIEIILNELGIAHLHLNRTGKSLSGGEMIRLLLAKVMLEKSNIILLDEPTNNLDEESKSQFFNYLDAKNSLFVIVSHDRLLLNKMDSIIEISNLGLKYYSGNYDFYVEQRSIEDNAVAQKVKNADELFKKMKIQEQELQQNQLKKNSQGKVNSKKEGMSALEKGYKKEISQKTTSHLSVLHEKKTNLALSDLKIKSSQIRDHYKIKVDMELSKIPSRKKMIICNDLNYKYSNSKNKLWKNNLNFEIIGSSRVSIQGKNGAGKSTLIDLILGRKNPLVGDIYLGSKKIAYLDQWCSLLQENLTIFENLKKFAPDEMSNHEVRVRAGRFLFYGDDIFKTAESLSGGERLRASLACIFAMTHAPDILILDEPTNNLDLESIAILAQSLNDYFGTLIVISHDPYFLNEIHIKEQIYIE, from the coding sequence ATGTCTCCTTCTATCTCAGTACATGATCTTTGTTATGTATTACCTGACAATACCCCATTGCTTAAAAATATAAATTTCAATCTTAGAAATGAAAAAGTAGGAGTCGTTGGTAAAAATGGTATTGGTAAGTCAACTTTATTAAAGCTTCTTGCAAAGGAATTTGAAGCGAAATCAGGATGTATTCAAATTATTGGGAAAGTCTCGTATTTACCTCAGAAATGTATAGATTACTCAGAATATAAATTATCGCAAATATTAAAAATAGATCAAAAAATAGAAGCCTTAAACCGTGCTGAAAAGGGTTGTGCATCTGAAACTGATTTTGTAGTGATAGGAGACGATTGGAATTTTCAATACGAAATCGAAATTATTTTAAATGAATTAGGAATTGCACATCTTCATTTAAATAGAACAGGAAAAAGCTTAAGTGGTGGAGAAATGATTCGTCTTTTATTAGCAAAAGTGATGCTTGAAAAATCAAATATTATACTCTTAGATGAACCAACAAATAATTTAGATGAAGAGTCTAAAAGTCAATTTTTTAATTATTTGGATGCCAAAAATTCTTTATTTGTTATTGTCAGCCACGACCGCCTGCTACTAAATAAAATGGATTCTATAATTGAAATTTCAAATTTAGGATTGAAATACTATAGTGGAAATTATGATTTTTATGTTGAGCAGCGTAGCATAGAAGATAACGCTGTAGCACAAAAAGTTAAAAATGCAGATGAATTATTTAAAAAAATGAAAATTCAAGAGCAAGAATTACAGCAAAATCAGCTTAAAAAAAACTCCCAAGGAAAAGTGAACTCGAAAAAAGAAGGAATGTCTGCTTTAGAAAAAGGCTATAAAAAAGAGATTTCACAAAAAACAACTTCTCATCTTTCTGTTTTACATGAAAAAAAGACAAATTTAGCTTTGTCAGATTTAAAAATTAAAAGCAGTCAAATAAGAGACCATTACAAAATAAAAGTGGATATGGAATTAAGTAAAATTCCTTCAAGAAAAAAAATGATTATTTGTAATGATTTAAACTATAAATATTCAAATAGTAAAAATAAATTGTGGAAAAATAATTTAAATTTTGAAATAATAGGAAGCTCTCGTGTCTCTATTCAAGGTAAAAATGGAGCAGGGAAATCAACATTAATCGATCTGATATTAGGTCGGAAAAATCCACTCGTTGGTGATATCTATTTAGGCTCAAAAAAAATTGCTTATTTGGATCAATGGTGCTCTCTTCTTCAAGAAAATCTTACCATTTTTGAAAATTTAAAGAAATTTGCTCCCGATGAGATGTCAAATCATGAAGTGAGAGTGCGTGCAGGGCGCTTTTTATTTTATGGTGATGATATATTTAAAACTGCAGAAAGTTTAAGTGGTGGAGAACGTTTACGTGCATCATTAGCATGCATTTTTGCAATGACTCATGCTCCTGATATTTTGATTTTAGATGAACCTACAAATAATTTAGATCTTGAATCAATTGCTATTCTTGCTCAAAGTTTAAATGATTATTTCGGTACGCTTATTGTTATTTCACATGATCCTTACTTTTTAAACGAAATTCATATTAAAGAACAAATTTATATTGAATAA
- a CDS encoding DUF2147 domain-containing protein: MKNLILIIISFFFSLRICAIEPDSILGTYWSHKKDAQFLVYKENSFYFAKLTWLIKPYTDIHNPDETLRARPLLGLIVGKDFIFNGIDTWKNGEFYDPHSGKTYKCYIILEDNDNEMHLHCYVFISLFGKTEILIRANSSEIKKSQ; encoded by the coding sequence ATGAAAAATTTAATATTGATCATAATATCATTTTTCTTCTCATTAAGAATCTGTGCTATCGAGCCCGATTCCATTCTAGGAACATATTGGTCTCATAAAAAAGACGCTCAATTTCTAGTCTATAAAGAAAATTCTTTTTATTTTGCAAAACTTACATGGCTTATAAAACCTTATACTGACATCCATAATCCTGATGAAACATTACGAGCAAGACCCTTATTGGGCTTGATAGTCGGAAAAGATTTTATATTTAATGGAATAGATACTTGGAAAAATGGTGAATTTTACGACCCCCACTCGGGTAAAACTTATAAATGTTATATTATTTTAGAAGATAATGATAATGAAATGCATTTACATTGCTACGTTTTTATATCTTTATTTGGAAAAACTGAAATATTAATAAGGGCAAATAGTTCTGAAATTAAAAAATCTCAATAA
- a CDS encoding PilZ domain-containing protein — MAGSEESFYGKFKILIADDQSKAAYSDYLALQHSNIFIVSNVGNIDDMKKLLELEKFDVVIMNFSFKNNRGLSEIQNAKRKSCNNRLRFLVINSYNENGNKETAYQNNADLYIARPITSANLIQEIKNLAKYEYRKAERVKCHIKFIATYNNEKFETFATDISVDGTHLLDEDKKINPEVGHEIEMEFIIPKTSETFKCFGKIVRLTKTGFGLQFKNLTDQDIITLKYGIF; from the coding sequence ATGGCAGGCTCTGAAGAAAGCTTTTATGGTAAATTTAAGATTCTCATTGCTGATGATCAATCTAAAGCAGCATATTCTGATTATTTAGCACTTCAACATTCTAATATTTTTATAGTTTCAAACGTAGGCAATATCGATGACATGAAAAAATTGTTAGAACTGGAAAAATTCGATGTTGTTATAATGAATTTTAGTTTTAAAAACAATCGTGGATTATCAGAAATACAAAATGCAAAAAGAAAAAGCTGCAATAATAGATTGCGATTCCTCGTCATTAATAGCTATAATGAAAATGGGAATAAAGAAACAGCATATCAAAATAATGCTGATTTGTACATTGCGCGACCTATTACAAGTGCTAATCTAATTCAAGAAATAAAAAACTTGGCAAAATACGAATACCGCAAAGCAGAACGTGTTAAATGTCATATAAAATTTATTGCAACCTATAATAATGAGAAATTTGAAACATTTGCAACTGATATTTCTGTGGACGGCACACATTTATTAGATGAAGATAAAAAAATAAATCCTGAAGTAGGTCATGAAATTGAAATGGAATTTATTATCCCAAAAACTTCAGAGACCTTCAAATGCTTTGGAAAAATTGTGCGCCTTACCAAAACAGGATTTGGACTTCAATTCAAAAATTTAACAGATCAAGATATTATTACATTAAAATATGGTATATTTTAA
- a CDS encoding substrate-binding periplasmic protein: MKKLKLLTLIFLFIKSQCLFANELCPHPWQIGIYANSPMQALIKEKAEGYNVDIINEMAKRVGCKISFSEIPWARQFVEAGSGKLDFILGGGKRPDREKILHYARPDLNVPSVIIFKKEDKNFKSFKLNQIMTMNLKIGGLVGSQYSDEYEKLMKNKDFASKIEHSTKHENLVNKFRAKRIDGLLFGEITSAKNFLKEEFNKNSILIFPLTENDYSYVAYSKKTFTIENVKTLDGVLKKIINDGTQLKIMKKYFSEPEIKTLLSGIN; the protein is encoded by the coding sequence ATGAAAAAACTGAAGCTTCTTACATTAATTTTCCTATTCATAAAATCTCAATGTCTTTTTGCAAATGAACTATGCCCTCACCCATGGCAAATTGGAATTTATGCAAATTCACCAATGCAAGCCTTAATCAAAGAGAAAGCAGAGGGGTATAATGTTGATATCATAAATGAAATGGCCAAGCGTGTGGGCTGCAAAATTTCATTTTCTGAAATTCCGTGGGCTAGGCAATTTGTTGAAGCAGGATCTGGTAAATTAGATTTTATCTTGGGCGGCGGTAAAAGACCCGATAGAGAAAAAATTCTTCACTATGCCCGTCCCGACCTCAACGTCCCATCCGTAATCATCTTTAAAAAAGAAGACAAAAACTTTAAATCATTTAAATTAAATCAGATCATGACTATGAATTTAAAAATTGGAGGTCTTGTGGGATCACAATACAGCGATGAATATGAAAAATTAATGAAAAACAAAGATTTTGCCTCAAAAATTGAACATTCTACTAAACACGAAAATCTTGTCAATAAATTTAGGGCTAAAAGGATTGATGGCTTATTATTCGGTGAAATCACTTCTGCAAAGAATTTTTTAAAAGAAGAGTTTAATAAAAATAGTATACTCATTTTTCCTCTTACAGAGAATGATTATAGTTATGTTGCCTATAGTAAAAAAACTTTTACTATTGAAAATGTAAAGACATTAGACGGCGTATTAAAAAAGATAATTAACGATGGCACGCAGCTTAAAATTATGAAGAAATACTTTTCTGAACCAGAAATAAAAACGCTTTTATCTGGTATAAATTAA